A part of Kryptolebias marmoratus isolate JLee-2015 linkage group LG8, ASM164957v2, whole genome shotgun sequence genomic DNA contains:
- the fitm2 gene encoding fat storage-inducing transmembrane protein 2, whose product MAAVDVIVDSLVTLQRVLVLRQSLPWIFLVSFFVGSILKDLELVPETYFSSSKNVLNVYFVKVSWGWTLLLLTPFVLLSNSAFSRNVSYLGRRLLSLVVATAVWYVCTETFLYIEDITGACYESDTLLVTNLNFMTKAACRRAGLHWRGYDISGHSFILTYSALLIVEETSPMVFLSTATMSLLSKTALSLLYVALNVITVLWVWMFVCTSVYFHDLSHKLLGTLCGLLGWYLTYRVWYLKPFSPGLPPQRQPKEQKQQA is encoded by the exons ATGGCGGCGGTGGATGTCATTGTGGACAGTTTGGTGACTCTGCAGAGGGTACTTGTCCTCCGGCAGAGCTTGCCGTGGATCTTTTTAGTCTCTTTCTTTGTGGGGTCGATTCTCAAAGACCTGGAGCTCGTCCCGGAGACttatttcagcagcagcaaaaacGTCCTGAACGT ATATTTTGTCAAAGTGTCGTGGGGTTggacgctgctgctgctgacgccCTTTGTCCTCCTGTCCAACTCGGCCTTCAGCAGGAATGTTTCCTACCTTGGCCGCCGGTTGTTATCTTTGGTGGTGGCAACAGCTGTGTGGTATGTCTGCACGGAGACTTTCCTCTACATCGAGGACATCACCGGCGCTTGTTATGAAAGCGATACTTTGCTTGTTACCAACTTGAACTTCATGACCAAAGCAGCCTGCAGGCGTGCCGGATTACACTGGCGTGGGTACGACATCTCCGGACACTCCTTCATCCTAACCTACTCTGCCCTCCTCATCGTGGAGGAAACGTCCCCTATGGTCTTCCTGAGTACAGCCACTATGTCTTTACTATCCAAGACAGCCCTCAGCCTGCTGTATGTGGCCTTGAATGTGATCACAGTCTTGTGGGTGTGGATGTTTGTCTGCACCTCTGTTTACTTTCATGACCTGTCACACAAGCTGCTGGGGACCCTATGTGGCCTGCTAGGGTGGTATCTGACATATCGGGTTTGGTATCTAAAGCCTTTCTCACCAGGACTCCCCCCTCAGCGCCAACCaaaagagcagaaacaacaagCCTAA